TGCCACAGTGCACGGCCTGGGAGAGCGAGGTCGGCTGGTCGGGCCAGTAGGCGAGGAGGCCATCGCCGGCGAACTTCACCACATCGCCGCCATGCTCGACCACGAGCTGGGTGAGGTGGCTGAAGTAGCCATTGAGCAGGCTGCTGAGCTCCTCTACCCCGGCGCTTCCCTGCTCTGCAAGGCGCTCCGAGATCGCGGTGAACCCGGAGATATCCGCAAAGAGAACCACCCCCGACTGGTTATCGCAGTAGGCATGAGCCGTATGGTCCGCATCTTGAAGAAGACGCTGGAGCAGGAGGCGGGGGATATAGCTGACAAAAGTAGATAGGGCTGACACGATACTTCTCTAAATTTTCAGTGTGTCTCTTACTGGGTCCCACTCTACGGATGATAATGGGGGAGTGGTGGGATTGTAACATAACTATCTTCGCTAGAGATGTTATTTTTACTAGAATTTATCGAGCGGTGTTACGAGATACAGAGCGACTATCCCGAGGTCCACACGGGGTAACTCACCCAGATGGTTCTGTCTAGAGCTCTTCTTGAAGATGCAGGCAGGCCTCCACAAGTGCTTTGGTCGCCTTGTGAAGCTCCTCCTGAACCGCTTCGTAGCGGCGTGCACGCTCTAGAGTATCGAAGCCCTCGTAGCCCTCCTGGAGCTCCCTTGCCCAGCGCACAAGAGGCTCAAGGCTCGCCCCAATAGCGGCGAGCTGGTCGAGCTTCTCCCCGATAAGCGAGAGCTGCCTCGAATTATTGGAAATGACCTTGGTGGTAATGGGAGAGCTGTCGACCAAGGTCGGCAGGATCTTCGACAGAACCCAGCCATGGGTTCTCCGGTAGCTCTTGCCATTGACCGTCATACGCCATGGGAAAGCAGGGTCGCCCGTCGGGGTGAAGGTGCGTACAAGCTTCTCGCCGCGGTACTGCTCAATGGTGCACTCGCTATTTTTCATTCGGGAATTGTACTAGGGTATCAGAAGCGAGAATTTGGATTGCGTTGCTCGCGTGGAGGACCCGCCACCACATCCCAGTGCTCCACAATAAGCCCCTGCTCGACACGAAAGATATCGACAATCGCATAGATAGGGGCGCCAGGTGCGGGAGTGAACCGGGCGTGCAGAGCAACAAGGTTGTCTTCGGCAATGGTCCGGACAATCTCCCAAGTCGCATCCGGTAGCTCTGCCATGATGCTTTCGAGAAACTCAGCCGCCTTGGCGCGTGTGCCCTCGGCAACATCGGGCTTGTGCTCGATAAAGTCAGGTGCCATAAAGCGCAAGAACGCCGTCTGGGGGCTGCGGACCACGAGCGCTTCGTTGTAGAACGCCCGTATCACGGCCTGAGGGGAGGGATGCTCAGAGGTGAATTCGTTTTCCATGGGCCGTTGCCTCGCCGCCGCCGTCGATGGCCTTGCCGTCTTTGTTGAAGAGTTTAAGCGTGAGCTTGGAGTCGAAGGCGTTGCCATCTGCCGAGAGCGTGATCTTTTGCGTCAGGATGCCGTAGCCATCGGGGGCCCAGCCGCCGCCTTTTACCAGCTCGTCGGCCGAGGCGACTGCCTTGGGCTGAAAGAAGCGGTACTTCGCTTCGTACGTGCGGGGGGCGACTTTTCGCCAGACACCGTAGGCCGGGGGAGCGGGCGGCGCGCCATCGTAGTTCGACGACTCATTCATGGTGCCGCCGGCGTGGAAGGCGTACATAAACTCCAGGTCCTTGACTGTCGCAAAGGCCCCGGTCGTGAACTGGACTTTTCCCTGCCACGCGCCCGCCAGGCTATCGGTTGCCTTGCGTGGCTGTGCGAGGCTGGTGCTCGAACCTACGGTGGCGAAAAGCGCGAGGGCGCAAGCGGTGAGCGCTACTGGTCTGGTGTGCATGTGCGTGTTCCTCGAAAAGGATGGTGCATTCTACCCCAAGCTGTGCAGGCTGCTCGCTTAGCTGGGCATGCGGATAAACATGGGAACGGAGTCCACATCGCGGAAGCCAAGGCGCTGGTAGACCGAGTGTCCCGCAGCCGATGCTTGGAGCACTCCGACACCGTACCCGAGCCGACTCGCGACCCGCAGGGCCTCCGCCGTGACATGCGCCCCGAGGCCCTTGCCCCGCTCGTCGGGCAGCGTGGCCACGCAGTAGATGCCCGCCAGCCCGTTCGCGAGATAGAGCAGGGAGGCTGCAACCAGCTTTCCTTTGTTTTGGATGCCAAAGAACTGGACAGCGGCATCGGGCTCTGTGCGTACGCCCTGAACTTCCGGCGACAGAAGCCGAGCAAGCCCGCGTGGGAGCCCAAAGCCCTCCGCGACCACCTCCGTCCAGGCAACTCCCTCTTCGACCGAGGACACCCGGAGAAACTCGTAGCCGTCGGGGAGCAGGGTAGAGGCCACCGAGGCGGTGTCGATGGCCATCGCGGGCATCGGCGAGACCTTGGCAAAGCCCAGGGCTGTCAGTGCCTCCGAGACCGCCTCACTGACGCCCGCGACGAAAAGAACCGCGGACGGTTGCGAGAGCTCTCGCAAGGGCGCGACGGCCTCGTGGACGGCGCTAGTATCACCGGGCTCACGCAAGATGACGAGGTT
This genomic interval from Armatimonas rosea contains the following:
- a CDS encoding nuclear transport factor 2 family protein, translated to MENEFTSEHPSPQAVIRAFYNEALVVRSPQTAFLRFMAPDFIEHKPDVAEGTRAKAAEFLESIMAELPDATWEIVRTIAEDNLVALHARFTPAPGAPIYAIVDIFRVEQGLIVEHWDVVAGPPREQRNPNSRF
- a CDS encoding GNAT family N-acetyltransferase — encoded protein: MTTHPPVPSIASSEASIGREAVLHFDLIWRDLMQSQGSVENEQYFRVITGEAHPLGNLVILREPGDTSAVHEAVAPLRELSQPSAVLFVAGVSEAVSEALTALGFAKVSPMPAMAIDTASVASTLLPDGYEFLRVSSVEEGVAWTEVVAEGFGLPRGLARLLSPEVQGVRTEPDAAVQFFGIQNKGKLVAASLLYLANGLAGIYCVATLPDERGKGLGAHVTAEALRVASRLGYGVGVLQASAAGHSVYQRLGFRDVDSVPMFIRMPS